A region of the Conyzicola lurida genome:
CGGAAGCCCGGCCGCCGATCACCCGCACGTAGGCGCGGCCGTCGGTGGTCTGCGTATCGGGCGCTCCCGTGCTGCGGCTCCAGCTCGACAGCGAGACGGGCGCGGTCTCGGTGCCGTCGACGACGAGCGAGCCGCCCGAGGTCACTATCGAGACGAAGAAGTCGGTGTCGCTCGCGAGGCGGATGTCGAGGCCGACGCTCCCCTCCTCCGGGGCGAGGGCGAGGGTGGCGCCGCCGAGCACGACGATGTTCTCCGAGAGCAGGAAGAATCCGTCCGGGTCGCGTTGGAACGTGCCCGGGGCAAGGGCGGCGAGCTCCGGGGCGGAATACGGCTGCTCCCGGGGAGTCAGGACGAGCGTGTAGGTCGTCCCCGTCCGGACCCGGTACGGCGGAGTCGCGACGGTCGCGTCCCCGACCGCCGACGCCGAGACCCGGCGCACGTACGACAGCCGCTCCGACTCGGCCTCGACCAAAGCCGCCTCGGCCCGGGAGTCTCCCGGATACGCGCGCCCCGCCGCGACCGTCTCGGCGGCCGCGGTCGACGCGGCCATCGTGTCGGCCGCGTGCTCCCCCAGCAGCGACACCCGCACCACGACGACCGACGCGAGTATGCCGACGAAGAGGCCGAACGCGATCCCGATCACCACCGGCTGCTTCGCCCCGGACTGCCGGCCGCTCATGCCGCCACCTCCCGGGGACCGCCGAGGTCGTCGAGGTCGGATGCCGCGGCCGCCGTATCGACCGGTGCGAGGGTCGCGGCATCCTGCGCGTCGGCCCCCACCTGGTTGTCGTGCCGGGTCAGCCAGCCCTGCTTGTTCATCGTCACGAACGCGTACAGCTTCACGGGCAGCGCGACGAAGATCACGACGAGGGCGACGAGCGGGAGCAGCAGGATGTCGCCCGGGTTGCGGCGCAGATTCGAGATGCCCCGCAGCCCCCGCCCCAGCAGGAGCCACGCCGTCGCCGCCGTGATGCCGACGGCCGTGACATCCAGCCGGTTGAAAATCAGGTAGAACATGCTCAGGCCCATGGTCAGCGGCGTGATCAGGATCTGCAGCACCGTGATCTTCGCCACGAACGGAACCCGCCAGAGCCAGCCCTTCGCGATCGCGGTGAAGTAGCAGCGGTAGGAATTGCGGCTCCAGCGCACGCGCTGCTTGACGAACGCGCTGAACGTCGACGGGAACATCGACAGCGCCTTCGCCGACGACTGGTGCACGGTGCGCCATCCCGACGCCAGCACCAGCCAGGTGAGCCGGCCGTCGTCGCCCGAGATGCAGCGGCGGCCCATGAAGTACTCGTTCTCGAGGTCGTCGAGCACGGGCAGCACGGCGTCGCGGCGGTAGACGGCGGTGCGCCCCGAGATGCACGGCACGGCTCCGGCGCGCCCCATCGCGGGCACGTAGTCGTAGTAGCGCAGGTTCACTAGCCAGTCGGCGATGCGGCGCCAGATGCTCGACCGGCGTTGGTAGACGTTCTGCTGCGTGCTCACCCCTCCGACGCGCGGGTCGGCGAAGGGCTTCTGCGCGTTGCGGAGGAGCCCCGGCGTCCACGACGTGTCCGAGTCGACGAGGAACAGAATGTCGGATGACGCCTCCCGGATGCCCGCCCCGAGCGCCGATCGCTTGCCGGCGTGGTGGAACAGCAGCGGGCGCACCCGGTCGTCCCCGAGCTCGGCGATCCGGTCGTATGTGTCGACGTCGGCGACATCCAGGACGATGATGATCTCGGTCGGGTCCTGCTCACGCCAGGTGTCGAGACAGCGCAGGAGGATCTCGGGGTCCTCGTGGAACGACGGCACGACGACCGACGTCGTGCTGGCGAACCCGCTTTCGATCGGGCCGGCGAGGCGGGACGCGACGAAGCGGTAGAGCCAGAGCGCCCAGACGACGACGCCGGCGATGGCGACGGGCAGATACGGGCGTACCGCCCCGAACAGGTCGCCGAGATCGGCGAGCAGATACTGCAGTTCGTCGCTGAAGGTCATGCCCGGGCCCTCCGCCCTCGTCGCATTCCGGCACCGTGGAGTCGCAACAAGCCGAACCCATGGCGCGCACCGGAGTGCCGCCATAGCCCCGGACATCGGTGGCCGTGAGCCTGCGATAGAACTGCAGAGTCGGCTATGACCTCAACCTAGGCAGGTCGTCGAGGAGGGTTCAAGAGAGCAGAGTGAATATGAATCGTTATTAATGCGAGGGATGACGTGGGGCCGCGTTCTCGCTTGGAAAACGCTGGTCAGCGGGCAAATCCCTCGCCGCGCGCCGATGAGACAGATCTCACGGATGCGGCCTTGCGCGTTGCGGCGCGCGGTGGGACCGCTTCTCGGCGGGCGTCGCGGCTCGCGGGGGCACCGCTTCTCTGCGGGCGTCGCGGCTCCTCACGGCGGGCGCCGCGGCCGCTTACGGCGGGCGCCGCGTTAGACCCGGTCGGAATCCAACTGCCGGTTGACGATGGCCTGCTCGGGGTGCGCGGGGATCTCGCAGACGTCGCCGATGCAGACAGCAGCCTGCGGATCGCCGACGATCTGCAGCGGGAGGGTGCTCACGCGGGCACGTCCTCGGACTCGGAGCGCTCGGCGCGGGCCTGCTCGAGGACGTTGACGAACGCGGCCGCGTCCTGGGCGCCGGACACTCCGTACTTGCCGTCGATCACGAAGAACGGCACGCCCTGGATTCCGTAGGCCTCGGCCTGTGCGACATCCGCCTTGACGTCGGCGACGTAGGTGCCGGCTTCGAGTGCCGCGCGGACCTCGTCGCGGTCGAGCCCGATCTCTGCGGCGAGGTCGGCGAGGTCCTCGATGCGGCCGACGTGGCGGCCGTCGACGAAGTACGCCTTGAGCAGGCGCTCCTTCATGTCGAGCTGGCGGCCCTTCGTCTTCGCGAAGTGCAGCAGCTCGTGCGCCTTGATCGTGTTGGTCTGGTGCACATGGTCGTAGTCGTAGTCGAGGCCGACGCTCTTGGCGATGCCGGTCACGCGGTCGAGCATCATGTCGACCTGGTCGGGCGAGATGCCCTTGCGCTGGCTCAGGAAGTCCTTGGGAGATCCGTCGAAGTCGACCGGGGTGTCAGGGGCGAGCTCGAAGGAGTGGTACTCCACCTCGACGTCGCCGTCGAACTGGGCGGCCCCGTCCTCGAACTTGCGTTTGCCGATGTAGCACCAGGGGCACTGCACGTCGGACCAGATGTCTACCTTGATTGCGTCACTCACTCTGAACCCAACGCCACCGGCCGCGCCGTATTCCCACCTCCCCCCTTTTCGCGCTGTGTTTTCGGAAATTCAGGAGTTCTGTGCCGATGGCCGCGGCGGTGCCCCGGTTTTCCGGGCCTCTTCGGGAGGCGCGGGGGTGTTCTTCCTGAATTTCCGACCTGCGACGTGGATGCTCGGCCGGCGATGGCGGTCTCCACGGCGAGCACGACCTTCGGCCAGTGATGGAACACGGCGCGGGCGCTGGGGCGCAACGCGGTCAGGTTCGCGATCGTGATGTCGAGGTCCTTCATCCGGTCGGGCTCGAACCGGTCCCAATGGAACTCGTCCCCGTCCGTCTCCATGCCCACACTCTCGTCGACGACGAGGTCGATGCGGTCGGCGTCGCCGCGGTGCGCCTGCGAGATCACCGAGTGGCCGAGCAGGCTCAGCCGAGTCCGCGCGAGACTCTCGGGCAGGCTCTCGCACAACGGGTCCACCCACTCGCGGATGAACCTCAGCTCGCGCGGCAGCGCTCTCACGATTTCCGCGAGCCCCGACGTGCTCAACAGCCGCGAGTGCAGTGCCCAGTCGATCGCCGCGACCGCCGTCTCGAACTCCTCGTCCAGCACGACCCGTACGAGGGCATCGCGCAGATCGACGACCGTCGCGGACCCGCGGGCTGCAACGGCGGCTCCGTCCCAGTGCAGCTTGAGATTGGGCGGATGTCGGCCGTGCAACTTGACGTGCCGGTTCCCCGGGGTGCGCAGTCGCGCCGCGTTGTCCCGCAGCGAGACGTGCAGCGGATGCCGCCCCAGCGACCACCCGCCGAGCGCGATCACCGCCGACATTCCGGTGAGCCTGCCGCCGACGCGCACCGCCCGCACCCGGGGGTCGTCGGACGGCAGCGTCGTGTACCAGCCCTGCCGGGCGCGCTCGACCTCTCCCCCGCGCACCGCGAGGGTCAGATCGAGGTCGCGCGCTCCCCGCGCGACGAGTTGCTGCTTCTGGGCCATCCCCCCGAGGGATGCGACGATCGCTGCGATATCGGGCATCGCCCCATGCTGATCGCCGGCGGGGGGCGACCGGGCCGCGGCGCGGCTATCGGTGTGGCGTGCATCCCGCACCGGGCCTGGGGAGGAGCCGCGTCATCCGCCCGCTTCTGAACCCGCCCGCCCCTCAGCCGCCCTGTCGGAAATTCAGGAAGTCTGGCGCACAGCCGCCGCAGCAGACCCGGGTTTCCGCGACCCCGTAAACAGCAAACGCCGCCTCTTCCTGAATTTCCGAAATCTCGGAGGACGAAATCTCGGGGCAGGGAGGGCGGCGATTGCCGTGCGACTACGCGCCGAGCAGCTGCTCCGCGAGGTAGCCGCGCAGGCGGTCGAGCGAGACGCGCTCCTGCGCCATGGAGTCGCGCTCGCGCACGGTCACCGCGTTGTCCTCGAGCGACTCGAAGTCGACAGTGATCGCGAACGGCGTGCCGATCTCGTCCTGGCGGCGGTAGCGGCGGCCGATAGCGCCGGCGTCGTCGAAGTCGACGTTCCAGTACTTGCGCAGGTCGGCGGCGACCGAGCGGGCGAGCGGCGAGAGCTGCTCGTTGCGCGACAGCGGCAGGACGGCGACCTTGACCGGCGCAAGCCGGCGGTCGAGGCGCAGAACGGTGCGCTTGTCGACTCCGCCCTTCGCGTTGGGGGCCTCGTCCTCGGCGTACGCGTCGATGAGGAAGGCCATGAGCGCACGGGTGAGTCCGAACGCGGGCTCGATCACGTACGGGATCCAGCGCTTGTCCTGCGTCTGGTCGAAGTACGACAGGTCGGTGCCGGACGCCTCTGAGTGCGTCTTGAGATCGAAGTCGGTGCGGTTCGCGACGCCCATGAGCTCGCCCCACTCGCTGCCGGCGAAGCGGAAGCGGTACTCGATGTCGACGGTGCGCTTGGAGTAGTGCGACAGCTTCTCCTGCGGGTGCTCGAAGAGGCGCAGGTTCTCGGGGTTGATGCCGAGGTCGGTGTACCAGGCGAGCGAAGCGTCGATCCAGTACTGGTGCCACTCTTCGTCCGTGCCGGGCTCGACGAAGAACTCCATCTCCATCTGCTCGAACTCGCGGGTGCGGAAGATGAAGTTTCCGGGCGTGATCTCGTTGCGGAAGCTCTTGCCGATCTGGCCGATTCCGAACGGGGGCTTCATCCGGGCGCTGCCCATGACGTTCGCGAAGTTGACGAAGATGCCCTGCGCGGTCTCGGGGCGCAGATAGTGCAGACCCTCCTCGTTGTCGACCGGCCCGAGGTAGGTCTTGAGCATGCCCGAGAAGTTCTGCGGTTCGGTCCACGATCCGGGCTGGCCGGTGTCGGGGTCCTTGATGTCGGCGAGACCGTTGACGGGCGGGTGGCCGTGCTTCTCCTCGTAGGCTTCGAGCAGGTGGTCGGCGCGGTAGCGCTTGTGCGTGTGCAGCGACTCGACGAGCGGGTCGGAGAAGACCTCGACGTGGCCGGACGCTTCCCATACCTTGCGGGGAAGGATGACGGCCGAGTCGAGGCCGACGACGTCGTCGCGACCCTGGACGACGGTCTGCCACCACTGCTTCTTGATGTTCTCTTTGAGCGCGACGCCGAGCGGACCGTAGTCCCAGGCGGAGCGCGAACCGCCGTAGATCTCTCCCGACTGGAAGACGAAACCCCGGCGCTTGGCGAGGTTGACGATGGCGTCGAGGGAATTGGCGTTGGCCACAGATAGCTCCAAAATGATCAGCCGTGCTGGATGCGCGGTCGAGGTAGGTATTCAGTTTACGGGTGCGGTCGCCGGGCCGGCCGCGGCCGGGTGGGCGGGCACGGCGGGCTGCGGCCTTGCGCGGCGCGCTTCAGGCGGTGGCCGGATGCCGCGACCGGCGCCCCGCTCAGGCGCGGTTCCCGGGCTGGCGCGGTTCCCGCTCAGGCGCGGCTCTCGGGCCGGAGCGGTTCCCGGGCCGGCGCGACTCTAGGGCTGGCGCGACGCTCGCCCCCGCGCAGCTTTCGGAAATTCAGGAATTCACGACCGTGCCGCGCGCAACACGCCGCCGCATCGTGGTCGTGCCCCGCGTTCTTCCTGAATTTCCGATACGGGGGGTGAAAAAAGACACCGCCCTCGCCTCCGCAGCTTTCGGAAACTCAGGAATTCGCGACCGTGCCGCGCGCAACACGCCGCCACGGAGCGATCGTGCAGCCCGCTCTTCCTGAATTTCCGAAACGGGGGTGCGAAGACACCGCCCTCCCCGTTACAACTGCTGCGCGTTCGCCGCGATCTCGTGCGCGCGCTGGATGATGCGCACGACCTCGAGCGAGTCCCGGGCGTCGACCGGAGACGGGGCGCCGTCGCGGATCGTCGCCGCGACGCCTTCGTAGAACGCCGGGTAGTCGCCGTTCTCGGTCGGGTACGGGGCGAGCCCCTCCGCGGATCCGTCGACGCCGAGCAAACCCCATTCGGACGGCGGCGTGATGCCGTAGCCCTCGGACCCGGGCCAGCGCGACTCCTTGAGGAACGGTTCCTGATTGTCCAGACCGTAGACGCTGTACGCGCTCTTGTTGCCCAGCACCCGGAACCGCGGACCGTTCTGCGCGGCCGCCCGGCTCATCGTCAGGTGCGAGCGCACGCCGCTGGTGTGCAGCAGCGAGATGAACGAGTCGTCGTCGCTGACTCCCCCGCGCACGATCGCGAGTTCGGCCTGCTCGACCGTCGCCGGACCGAACAGCTGTAGCGCCTGGTCGATGAGGTGGCTGCCGAGGTCGAAGGTGATTCCGGCACCCTCCTCGATCGTGGTGGTCTCCTGCCAGAGGCCGGTCTTGGCGCTGCCCCAGCGCTCGAACGTCGACTCGAAGCGGTGCACGTCGCCGAGTGCGCCATCCCGAATCAGCTTTTTGATCGTCAGGAAGTCACCGTCCCAGCGGCGGTTCTGGAAGACGAAGACCGCGTTGCCGGTCTCTTCCGACTTGGCGATGAGCTTCTTCGCGTCGACGACGGACGGCACGAACGGCTTGTCGATGACGATCGCGGCACCGGCCTCGAGGGCGGCGATGCCCTGGGCGAGGTGCACGTGCGGCGGCGACGCGAGGATGACGAGGTCGAGGTCTCCGGCGCGCTCGAGCAGCGCCTCAGGGGTGTCGACGATGGTCGCTCCGGGGTGGGCCTCGCGCGCCTGCGCTTGGCGGTCGACGTTGCCCGTGGCGATCAGGTCGAGCGAGAACGCCGGATTGGTCGCGATGAACGGAGCGTGGAACACCCGGCCGGAAAGCCCGTAGCCGATGATGCCCGTGCGGATTGGTGTGGTGGTTGACATCCGTCCAGACTAGCGAGATCAGACATCGGGATGCCGCGGCCGAGGTCAGCCCGTCGCGGACTCCAGCGCGAACTCAAAGACGAGCGACCAGCCGATGCCCGTGCCCTCGTACGACTTCTCGCGCTCGGGCACGCGCCGGAATCCCGCGCGCTCGTATAACCGCTGCGCGGAGTGGTTGAGGTCCCCGGTGTCGAGCACGACCGACGACGCACCCCAGCGCCGCGCCTCGTCGACGGTCGCGGTGACGAGCAGCTCCCCGACCCCGCGTCCGCGGGCCTCGGGTGCGACCGTGAGCAGACGCAGTTCGGCCTCGTCACCGACCGCGAGGCGGGAGGCCGGGGTGCCCGAGCGCAGCAGGCTCGAGGTGCCGAGGAGAGCCCCGGTCGACGCGTCGACCGCGACCAGCAGCGCGCCCGAGGCGGCGCGGCCCGCGGAGTCGCGCTGCAACGCCCGGCGCGCGGCGGTGACGGGGAGGTGTCCGTACGGCCCGGCCGTGAAGCCGGCGTCGACGAGGTCGGCGACCGCGTCGAATTCGTCGGCCGTCGCGCTCCGCACGATGACGGGGGTCTGCTCTTCGCTCACGTCGCTCCCTCTCCTATCGTCCGACCAGTCTCGCCCCGCGGTCCCGGGGCGGCCGCCGCGTTATGTACTGCGACGTGCCCCTACGCGGTCGGCGCGTCGACGGCCCCGCCGAAGCGGCGGTTGCGGCTCGCGTAGAGCGAGACCGCCTCCCAGAGCTGCTCGCGCCCGAAGTCGGGCCAGAGGGTATCGAGGAACACCATCTCTGCGTACGCGCTCTGCCAGAGCATGAAGTTGCTGGTGCGCTGCTCGCCCGAGCTGCGCACGAACAGGTCGACGTCGGGGAGGTCGGGGGTGTAGAGGTGTTTTTGGATCGACTTCTCGGTGATACCGCTCGGTTTCAGACGGCCGGCCGCGACATCCTCGGCTAACAGCCGCACCGCGTCGGTGATCTCCTGGCGTCCGCCGTAGTTGACGCACATGGTCAGCGTGAGCACGTCGTTTCCCGCGGTCATCTTTTCGGCGAACTGCAGCTCTTTGATCACGGACGCCCACAGCCGCGGCTTGCGGCCGGCCCAGCGCACACGCACACCCCAGTCGTTGAGCTGGTCCCGGCGGCGGTGCAGCACGTCGCGGTTGAACCCCATGAGGAACCGCACCTCGTCGGGGCTGCGCTTCCAGTTCTCGGTGGAGAAGGCGTACACGCTCAGATGCTTGATACCGAGTTGGATGGCGCCGGCGACGACGTCGAGCAGGCTGGCCTCGCCTGCCTTGTGCCCCTCGATGCGGGTGAGGCCTTTGCCATTGGCCCAGCGGCCGTTGCCGTCCATCACGATGGCGACGTGCTCGGGCACGGCTCGCTTGTCCATCACAGGCGGGTAGACGCCGGTCCAGTCCACCGGTTTGAAATCCACGGCGTCCGGATGCGTCATTCCGGGTTTGATGAATCTCATGCGGTGGACCTATCGACGTGTTGGAGCGAACGCAGAGTGCGTTCGAGGTGGAACTGGGTGTACGCGGCGACCACGCCGCTCGCCTGGCTCCGATGGCGCTCGTCCGACGTCTCGACCGCCTCCCAGTCGCCGGTGAGCAGTGCCGACAGCAGCTCGAGGGTCTTGATCTCGAGACGGGGCGAGCCCGGAGGCGCCACCTCGTCGGCGACCACGCCGCCGAGTTGGGCGACGAAGACGGTGTGCGGGCCGGGTGCGCCCGTGACGGCGCAGTCGAGGAAGCTCGGCGCCCAGCCGGCGATCGACAGCGAGCGGAGGAGGTAGCTGTCGAGAGTGACGCTGGAGCCGTGTTCGCGGCGGGCGAGCGACCGCAGCGCGCCGACGAGCAGCAGGTACTGCTGCAGCGATCCGTCGTCGTCGGTGATCTTGTCGGCCGTCTCGACCATGACGCTCGCCGCGGTGTAACTGCCGTAGTCGGCGGTGATCTCGGCGCCGTACGAGCCGAGCGACTCCGCCTGCGTGATGATGTCGAGGGTGCGACCCTCGAACAGTTGCACATCGGCGACCATGAACGGTTCGAGACGCGCGCCGAACTTGCTCGCGGTGCGCCGGACGCCCTTGGCGACGGCCCGGATCTTGCCGTGCTGCCTGCTCAGCATCGTGACGATACGATCGGCCTCACCCAGCTTGTGGGTGCGCAGCACGACGGCTTCATCACGGTAAAGGGGCACTTACCTATTATCCGCTCTGCGACGACAATGGAGGCTGGACGACAGGCTGACGGACAAGGAACCTAGAACACATGGTCACTCTCGTTACCGGCGGAACCGGCACCCTCGGTCGTGAGCTCGTTCCGCTACTACGGTCGCGTGACGTCGAGACGGCCGTGCTGAGCCGGAGCGAGCACCCGGAGTTCCGCACCGGCGACCTCGCTGCCGGCTCCGGGATCTCCGCCGCGCTCGACGGCGTCGACACCGTCGTGCACCTCGCCGCGGGCAAGAACCAGGAGACAGAGGCCCGCACGCTTCTCGCGGCGTGCGAGGCGGCGGGGGTCGGGCACATCGTGTTCATCTCGATCGCAGGCATCGACGACATCCCCTTCCCGTACTACCGGGCGAAGCTGGCGGCGGAGAAGGCGCTGCTCGCGGGCTCGGTGCCGGTGTCCGTGCTGCGGACGACCCAGTTCCACTCCTTCGCCGCCGCACCGTTCCTCGCGCAGAAGCGTCTGCCCGTGCTGCTCTCGCCCCGGCTCAGTATCCAACCGATCGACACGCGCGTCGTCGCCGAGCAGCTCGCCGATCTCGCGGGCGGGGACCCGCGTGGCCGGGTGCCCGACCTCGGCGGGCCCGAGGTCCTGACCGGCGACGACCTCGCCCGTGCCGTGTCGACGAGATACGGATGGCGCAAGCCGATCCTCCCCGTCGCCATACCGGGGCGCACGTGGGCGGCCTTCGCTGCCGGGCATCACCTCGTGCCGCAGAACCGGTCGGGCGGGCGTACCTTCGCCGAGTATCTCGCCGCGCAGTAGTCACGCGCTCGCCACGGCGTCGATATCTCGGCGTCCCTCAGCAAGCGGCCGCGCTCGGCACACGGGACAATGGACGAGTGAACACAGCCGCCTTCTTCATCCCCGCCTGGGCGGACATCCTCGCCATCGGCATCGGCAGCCTGCAGGGGGCGCTGTTCGCGGCACAGTTCCGCGACCGCCGGCTCGACCTGCTCGGTGTCGCGGTGATCGGTATCGCGACCGGCTTCGGCGGCGGAATCCTGCGCGACGTGCTGCTCAACCAGCTTCCCGCCGCGATGCAGAGCAACTGGTATCTGCCCACCGCGGTCATCGCGGCACTCGTCGGCATGTTCCTCGAGCGCATCTTCAGCCGCCTGTCGAAGGTCATCACTGTGCTGGACGCGCTGACCATCGGACTGTTCGGGGCCATCGGAACCACGAAGGCGCTCGCGGTCGGCGTGCCTCCGGTGCCCGCCGTGTTCCTCGGCGCGGTCTCCGCGGTCGGAGGGTCGATCCTGCGCGACCTCCTGCTCAACCTGCCGATCGCGATCATGCAGGTCGGCTCGCTCTACGCGATCGCGGCGCTGGCCGGCACGTCGAGCATCGTGGTGAGCATCGCGTTCGGGGTCAACGTGACGATCGCCGCGGTCGTCGGCGTCGTGGTCACGTTCGGCGTGCGCATCCTCGCCGTGCTGTTCAACTGGAGCCTGCCCGAGCAGCGCCGCCTCGAGAAGATCCCGACGCTGCGCCGGTTCCGCAACTTCCGCAACTTCCGTCCGGGTCGTCGCTGAGCGCCGGCCGCCGCTGATCTCGCGTCGCCGCTGAGCTGTAGGCGGATACCCCGGTCGCGCCACCCGTGCGATCCGTGCGCGAACCCGGGCTCCGTCATCCCGCCACCCCTCTTCACCACCACCGCGCGATTCGGAAATTCAGGAAGTCTGCACACAAAAGCCCCGCGCCGCCCCGGGTTTTCGCGGGGGCAGCGTGGGGCGATTGCGTTTCTTCCTGAACTTCCGAAACTGCGCGGCGAGACGCCGGGGAACGCGCTCGTTAGACCGCGGCGAGCTCGCGGTCGTCGGTCGTGGCGCGCACCGCGCGGTTGACCGCGGAGACCACGGCCTTGAGCGAGGCGGTCGAGATGTCCGCGTCGATGCCGACGCCCCAGAGGCGGGTTCCGTTCACGTTGAGCTCGACGTAGGCCGCGGCGTAGGCGTCGCCACCCGCGCTGAGAGCGTGCTCGACGTAGTCGAAGAGCTTCACGTCGATGCCCTGTTCGGCCATGATGTTGAGGAACGCGGCGATCGGGCCGTTGCCGGTGGCATCCGCGTTGATCACGTCGTCGCCGACTCGCAGCACGGTCTGGAGCGACACTTCGCCGCCCAGATCGCTCGCGGTCTGCGTGCGGTTGAGCTCGAAGCGTCCCCACTTGTCCTCGGGGCGGGTGACCGGCGCGGGCAGGTACTCGTCCTGGAAGATCGCCCAGATCTGGTCGCTCGTGACCTCTCCGCCCTCGGCGTCGGTCTTCGCCTGCACGACGCCCGAGAACTCGATCTGCAGCTTGCGCGGCAGGTCGAGCGCGTGGTCGGTCTTCAGCAGGTAGGCGACGCCGCCCTTGCCGGACTGCGAGTTCACCCGGATGACGGCCTCGTAGCTGCGGCCGAGGTCTTTGGGGTCGATCGGCAGGTACGGCACGGCCCAGACGAGGTCGTCGACCGTGACGCCCTGCGCGACGGCGTCGACGGCCATGGCCTCGAAGCCCTTCTTGATGGCGTCCTGGTGCGAGCCGCTGAACGCGGTGTAGACGAGGTCGCCCGCCCACGGGCTGCGTTCGGGCACGGGCAGCTGGTTGCAGTACTCGGCGGTGCGCTTGACCTCGTCGAGGTCGCTGAAGTCGATCTGCGGGTCGATGCCCTGCGTGAACAGGTTGATGCCCAGCGCGACGAGGTCGACGTTGCCGGTGCGCTCTCCGTTACCGAACAGGCAGCCCTCGATGCGGTCCGCGCCGGCCATGTAGCCGAGCTCGGCCGCGGCGATGCCGGTGCCCCGGTCGTTGTGCGGGTGCAGGCTGAGGATCACGCTGTCGCGGCGGGCGAAATTGCGCGACATCCACTCGATGGAATCGGCGTAGACGTTCGGCGTCGCCATCTCGACGGTCGCGGGCAGGTTGATGATGACGGGGCGCTCGGGAGTTCCGCCCAGGGCGTCGACCATCTGGTTGGAGATGTCGAGCGCGAAGTCGAGCTCGGTCCCCGTGTAGCTCTCGGGCGAGTACTCGTAGTGCACGTCGACCTCGGGCACGGTGGCCTCGGCCAGGCGGCAGAGGCGGGCTCCCTCGAGCGCGATGTCGATGATGCCCTGCTTGTCGGTGCGGAACACGACCTCGCGCTGCAGCACGCTCGTCGAGTTGTAGAGGTGCACGATGGCCTGCTTGGCCCCGGCGATCGACTCGTAGGTGCGGTTGATCAGGCCCTCGCGCGCCTGGGTCAGCACCTGGATGGTGACGTCGTCGGGGATCAGGTTCTCTTCGATGAGGCTGCGGACGAAGTCGAAGTCGGTCTGCGAGGCCGACGGGAAACCGACCTCGATCTCCTTGTAGCCCATCTTGACGAGCAGGTCGAACATGATGCGCTTGCGTTCGGGGCTCATCGGGTCGATGAGGGCCTGGTTGCCGTCGCGCAGGTCGACGGCGCACCAGCGGGGCGCCTCGGTGATGCGCTTCGACGGCCAGGTGCGGTCGGGGAGGTCCACGGCCAGCTGCTCGTGGTACGGGCGGTACTTGTGGATCGGCATGCCGGAGGGCTGCTGCGTGTTCTTCAT
Encoded here:
- a CDS encoding TRIC cation channel family protein → MNTAAFFIPAWADILAIGIGSLQGALFAAQFRDRRLDLLGVAVIGIATGFGGGILRDVLLNQLPAAMQSNWYLPTAVIAALVGMFLERIFSRLSKVITVLDALTIGLFGAIGTTKALAVGVPPVPAVFLGAVSAVGGSILRDLLLNLPIAIMQVGSLYAIAALAGTSSIVVSIAFGVNVTIAAVVGVVVTFGVRILAVLFNWSLPEQRRLEKIPTLRRFRNFRNFRPGRR
- a CDS encoding SDR family oxidoreductase — encoded protein: MVTLVTGGTGTLGRELVPLLRSRDVETAVLSRSEHPEFRTGDLAAGSGISAALDGVDTVVHLAAGKNQETEARTLLAACEAAGVGHIVFISIAGIDDIPFPYYRAKLAAEKALLAGSVPVSVLRTTQFHSFAAAPFLAQKRLPVLLSPRLSIQPIDTRVVAEQLADLAGGDPRGRVPDLGGPEVLTGDDLARAVSTRYGWRKPILPVAIPGRTWAAFAAGHHLVPQNRSGGRTFAEYLAAQ
- the leuA gene encoding 2-isopropylmalate synthase, which translates into the protein MKNTQQPSGMPIHKYRPYHEQLAVDLPDRTWPSKRITEAPRWCAVDLRDGNQALIDPMSPERKRIMFDLLVKMGYKEIEVGFPSASQTDFDFVRSLIEENLIPDDVTIQVLTQAREGLINRTYESIAGAKQAIVHLYNSTSVLQREVVFRTDKQGIIDIALEGARLCRLAEATVPEVDVHYEYSPESYTGTELDFALDISNQMVDALGGTPERPVIINLPATVEMATPNVYADSIEWMSRNFARRDSVILSLHPHNDRGTGIAAAELGYMAGADRIEGCLFGNGERTGNVDLVALGINLFTQGIDPQIDFSDLDEVKRTAEYCNQLPVPERSPWAGDLVYTAFSGSHQDAIKKGFEAMAVDAVAQGVTVDDLVWAVPYLPIDPKDLGRSYEAVIRVNSQSGKGGVAYLLKTDHALDLPRKLQIEFSGVVQAKTDAEGGEVTSDQIWAIFQDEYLPAPVTRPEDKWGRFELNRTQTASDLGGEVSLQTVLRVGDDVINADATGNGPIAAFLNIMAEQGIDVKLFDYVEHALSAGGDAYAAAYVELNVNGTRLWGVGIDADISTASLKAVVSAVNRAVRATTDDRELAAV